From the Pangasianodon hypophthalmus isolate fPanHyp1 chromosome 17, fPanHyp1.pri, whole genome shotgun sequence genome, one window contains:
- the zdhhc8a gene encoding palmitoyltransferase ZDHHC8B, with amino-acid sequence MATGSGERVKASAYIPVSITASLLLVTSTFFFTFTCPWLAENVSLAFPPCVGITFLFVLANFTMATFTDAGVLPRANEDEDKDEDSRAPLYKDVEVRGIQFRMKWCASCNFYRPPRCSHCSVCDHCVEDFDHHCPWVNNCIGRRNYRFFFLFLLSLSVHMVAIFSGGLLFVLDHLEALWDLRATITLSIMSMSGLFFIPVMGFACFHMVLVATGRTTNEQVTRKFQGGANPFTRGCCGNVEFVLCSPITPRYTRKLGNKQIVHIQPPFQTPESLKMSPMKVEDNGMQTEMLSVKRQSAGERDECKQLNTPPPMPPKPNPVLLKSHVATVQESLLQSKTAVPSAQSTIGQIVESPSRLHYQVPREQMDCTKNHQLHMSGFAKDPFFESGMGQMESGMGQTPISTHLALQSSTLPGNKFMLNSHSLTLKHTRCRGDRAHQCPDSVASSSNQGILSLSYDSLLSPAQRGPLRVNYLPPFLPLDLGLAIRCPADAQHAPSRTCSPGFTGMSRQSPVHYDSLSKPTMSSIPERHELEEREKQPSLFPFQDMSVYDMPSGRLSRRPTPPAYGSREFLMSSAAYGYASSLQRASRTSSSSMHANMAHQSRSLSPSACSTLEPCAQHSTSSIPCPMPSSSYTAQKALALIITSERKDTGL; translated from the exons GTGTCCTTGGCTCGCTGAGAATGTGTCTCTTGCTTTCCCTCCATGCGTCGGCATCACATTCCTTTTTGTCCTGGCAAACTTCACCATGGCAACGTTCACAGATGCCGGCGTGCTGCCAAGGG CTAACGAGGATGAAGATAAGGATGAAGACTCGCGTGCACCCCTCTATAAGGACGTGGAGGTCCGGGGAATCCAATTTCGGATGAAGTGGTGTGCCTCCTGCAACTTCTACAGACCCCCTCGCTGCTcccactgtagtgtgtgtgaccACTGTGTGGAG GACTTTGACCATCATTGCCCCTGGGTGAACAACTGCATCGGGAGACGAAACTACcgtttcttcttcctcttcctgctgTCTCTCAGTGTGCACATGGTGGCCATTTTCTCTGGGGGTCTCCTGTTTGTACTGGACCACCTGGAAGCCCTGTGGGACCTACGGGCAACCATCAC TCTGTCCATCATGAGTATGTCAGGCCTTTTTTTCATCCCCGTAATGGGATTCGCATGCTTCCATATGGTCCTGGTAGCAACAGGACGAACCACAAATGAACAG GTGACTAGAAAGTTCCAAGGAGGAGCAAATCCCTTTACACGTGGCTGCTGTGGCAATGTGGAGTTTGTTCTGTGTAGTCCAATTACTCCAAG ATACACCAGGAAGTTGGGAAACAAGCAGATTGTCCATATACAACCACCATTCCAAACACCAGAGTCCCTCAAAATGTCACCCATGAAAGTTGAAGACAATGGGATGCAAACTGAAATGCTTTCCGTCAAA AGACAGTCTGCAGGAGAACGGGATGAGTGTAAACAGCTGAACACACCGCCCCCTATGCCACCCAAACCCAACCCGGTTCTGCTCAAGAGCCACGTTGCTACGGTGCAAG AGAGCTTACTGCAATCCAAAACTGCAGTGCCGTCTGCCCAGAGCACCATCGGTCAGATCGTAGAGTCGCCTTCCAGGCTGCATTATCAAGTTCCTAGGGAGCAG atGGACTGTACGAAGAACCACCAGCTCCACATGAGTGGTTTTGCCAAGGATCCATTTTTTGAATCTGGAATGGGGCAAATGGAATCTGGAATGGGGCAGACTCCTATCTCTACCCACCTGGCCCTGCAGTCCAGCACACTTCCCGGGAACAAATTCATGCTGAACTCCCACTCCCTCACTTTGAAACACACTCGCTGCAGAGGAGACCGAGCCCATCAGTGTCCCGATTCTGTGGCATCTTCCTCCAACCAGGGCATCCTCAGCCTCTCCTATGACAGCCTCCTCAGCCCAGCACAACGCGGGCCCCTCAGAGTGAACTACCTGCCTCCTTTCCTTCCCTTAGATCTGGGTCTGGCTATCAGGTGCCCAGCAGATGCCCAGCATGCACCCTCCCGTACCTGCAGCCCGGGTTTCACTGGCATGAGCAGGCAGTCTCCCGTGCACTATGACAGCCTTTCCAAACCTACCATGAGCTCTATCCCGGAACGCCACGAACTGGAGGAGCGAGAAAAGCAGCCGTCTTTGTTTCCCTTTCAGGATATGTCTGTTTACGACATGCCAAGTGGGCGCCTATCCCGGAGGCCCACTCCCCCCGCCTATGGCTCTCGAGAGTTCCTCATGAGCAGTGCAGCTTACGGCTACGCCTCCTCGCTCCAGCGGGCATCTAGAACTTCCAGCTCGTCCATGCATGCCAATATGGCCCACCAGAGTCGCTCACTCTCGCCCTCGGCCTGTAGTACTCTGGAGCCCTGTGCTCAGCACTCAACCTCATCTATTCCCTGCCCGATGCCCAGCTCCTCCTACACAGCGCAGAAAGCTCTGGCTTTAATCATTACCTCAGAGAGAAAAGACACAGGTCTGTAG